Below is a window of Cardiocondyla obscurior isolate alpha-2009 linkage group LG13, Cobs3.1, whole genome shotgun sequence DNA.
ACCGCCATTTTCACGCTGCCGTGCCGTCCGACGACAGGCCCCGCGACGCAGTTGCGACGGACGAGCGAGCGCATCTCACCAGTGAACGTCTCGTCTTGTACGTACGCGATGCACGCCACCACGGGAACGGGCGGACGAGCGAAAGGATAGATAGGCGGACGGAAGGAAAGACGAGGGGACGAGCGGGTGGGCGAACGGGTGGGTTGCTAGGGAAGCAGTTGGGCCCGCGAGCAGCGACGTTCTGCGTTATCGCGACGTAACCTATGCGAGACGAGGCGCTCATCCAAGACAAGGACTCGCGGCCCGTAAGCAACTTCGCGCAATTGTCAGGTGAGGCGAACGTGGTAATCGGAGAACGCTATTACCGACGCAGTTTAGGTGGCGTTTGTCGTTCACTTGTTTCAGTTGGCGGCCCTACGCCGAACCGTTTAGTccgtttgaaatttttcaatcgtCAAGTCCGCTAGATCGTTCGCGTTTGTCAAACGATACTTCGCGTTTAATAGACTGCTAGAAAGTCTATAAACTTAGCTCGTCGCTTCCGAGACTCTTGTCATCGCGTTTTTCGGACTTGAGAACGACCCCGGGCCGAAGGGAGATCGCCGCGGTATTCGCGAAACGGTGACAAGACGCAGGTCGACGGCAGAGGTAATGGAATCCGACGACGAAGACATATTCGCCATCAGCGACGAGGAGATGCCGTCGCCGGTGCGAGTCGCGCCGATTAATCCCGTCGAGGATCACTTACTCAAGCACCTCGTTGACGTGCAGAATAAGATCGACGTCGCGGCGAACGAGATCGTCGAGACGAAGGAGACTATTACGCGTGTCTTGCATGCCTTAGAAAGGCAGACGTTGTACGGTGAAGACGCGATCTCAGATTCGGACAGCGAGGTAATTATACGATTTGTATGCACGGCGTTAATTAATCTGATACCCTGAGTTGGGGTAAACcggttaaatattttagaaagtTTATTGGGAAATGTCTTAATCGTGATATGTAACGTATTAGCTGTACACTCTTGATGGAACACCTATAATTAAGAAATCGAAGCAGAGCGAGACTAAAAGCAGCCCGGACAAAGTTCTGGAGGTCGTTTCTCACTGGCAATGCGCTCTTCAGGATAAATGGATCATTGGAGTAGAACTGAACAATAAGTCCTGCTGGTGAGTCGCTTGTCAATTACAATTCTGCTTAATTTCTGATAAGCCAATAAgagataaaacaaatttctACAATTATGATATCATACAAATAATCTTTATTCAACAATATGTGTTATTTTGCGAgcatagaaattttttaacaccAGATACTTTAGCGTTGTTCAATTTCAATAATCGGTTCTGCAATCATGCAGGCAAATATTTTAGACTCTGCATCTCATTTGGACAtccacaattttttttacaatttttttaaacttaattctATGGAAACATTGCATCTTAAAGTGTGATGTTATGTGACAAAGTTACCTTAATACCTTAATTTCCCATCATATTTCCTTGAGGCAGTTCTATTACCATTTTTATAGTGATACTACTTACGCTTACAAAGATTATTGTGCAGTCGCCGGGGACAACTCGGTGgcgcaattaaatattcttattcGTTTATGCAAAACTGAGACtattgcaattatattttttttctcttttttaatttcgcgtatCATGCATTGAAATTTTGTCGATCTATCTAAATTTCGTTTAAGTCAATCTTATtgcatttctattttaaagactttaacttttattaatattggaatttaataaatattaaagccTTTAAATAGAAATGCAATGAGATCGACTTAAACGCACCGTACGTTTATATTTGTAAGACGCTTGCTTCGTTACGCATCGtcaatttttctcgcgttctatttccttttgttatatattttaatataacaatttgaTAAACTTTAACATATGCACTATCAAAGTGTTTAATTATGACAATGCagttaatatataaattacaaaatcagGATATATCCCTTCACTTTTGAAATCTTATGTAAGAAATGCATTCGTcactatatacatatatatttcctATTCCTccaaattcattatttttaagcgCTATCTACGATTTCGTTGTGTCGTCTCGTTCCATGTGTCTCGCGCGTCTTTAATATAGATTAAATGCCATGATTCACTTTTTACACGTCAGTGTAGTGATCTCGTCTTTACCAAATGCTAAATACTCCTCCGGTGAATAATCGAACAGCACGAAGTCATATCTGTgaaagataatataattttacatgttGAACAACGTCactaattattcaattatcgCGTGCGTAATTGATATCATAATtattaagacaaaaaatacCTAAACATCTCGTAGAGCTCTTCGATCTGTGTTTTAGATaattgcgtaaaataattctttataacATCTTTCGTTTGAACGCCTTTGGTAGGATTTTTCCACTCAGGTTTGATGATGTGTCCGACAGAAGCTTGCTTTATAAGATAGTCTTGGTCGTCCTTAAACAAGAAAGAGATAGATTTgaagtaattctttttatttcgtgaaatatattttgttgttTTGCCAGTAGAGATTTTCTTTGCCAGTAGATCTTTTCACAAATGCAATTGAAAATTACTCGTTTGTTGGCGATAGAATCAAGGAaacagataattaattaagttcaCTTACATGCAGCGTCTCGAATTTAGCTATTACGTCGAATCGCACTTGGCAGGGTGTGCAGAAGTTCACAACTGGTGTCCAATGCATGTCGAGATCGTTTCCTGCTCTCCATTGGCATAGTAGCCATCGCACGAATTCCTCGAAGAGGGGATATCTCGGCCCTTGTCTCGTATTCGTCTTTGAATcctgtattatataaaatattcacttCTGATgtttcagtattttttttcatttttgttatattgtgatctgtattattataattctattttaatattttcgttaaataaGTTTTGGTTGCAAAGGAATTAGGAATAATTTGTCGAGTTGATTATCTATCATGTATCATAAAGATTATCGAAACGTTACCCTTGCTCTATAGTGCCAAACAATGTGTGCACCCAGGTTGCTGTGAAACGTGTGCGGTAGACTATGTTCCAGTTTGTCTCGATAGGCGCTGAGTAATCTTTCGAAAGGATGACGCACTATCAAAAAACTGATGCTGTCGTTTAGGTATTTAGCTAGCTCCTCCGCGCTGTGCCTAGGATACCTTTGCCTAGCCAGCGATACCGGCACGGCTTTAGATGCCTTCAGAAATTGCGGACTGTATCTGCAAAATTaccatattaaaaattatgacacgaaaaattacaataaactTATATAATTAGATTAGCGATTTAATGAATTTGCGGtagtaaaaaggaaaagtatCGTCTGCGTGTAAGCAgagtataattaaaacaatcatCTTTTTACAATGTAGCAGCTTGCAATTTCTCGCGGACAATTGCACGGCACTTAATTTCCGTTGTGCTTGTTTTCGCCGTTTCCGCGAGGAAATTCAGTTACGCAAACGATAGGATACTTACCCCGCGagtaaattaaagttatacaTCCACGACGTGGATGCTGCTTTGAAAACGTTGCACCATATAAGGTGATACTCTCTATTTACAAGAAACTCCCAGGCATTCGGCCTGTGAAGCGAGTCGTTGCCAGGACGATCGAGACCCTCCTCGGCGCATTTTTCTGCCAGAAATTTTCGCCTGGCTACCAAACGTTGTTCAGTTTGCGCTGTCGTGATCTGCTCAAGCATTTTCTCCTCCGGCGTCAGGTTCGCGTCCTGCCGAAACGTAAAAGTCTTCAGTATTAAAACGAGACTAATGCAGAATGACGTAAATCGATACCCTACATTACGCAATGATATTCTACGGTTATCGTTCGACGACGtcgcgtttattaaaaattcttaaaaattacaaagcaCTGAGAAACGCCACCGCTCTCATTGAATATTAAGTTGGccttaattaatatgcaatattAGGCGCGGTTAGCACAGCCGAGAGACTACCCCAAgcgaattataaaataagtcaATATTACTGAATTATAAATTGGACACTGACATAAAAGTCACGACGTATGTATATCATACGAGACAAGGAATGTATCGAATATTACTTGCTCGATTATTTATCGTAATCTTAATAATATCTTTGCCAACTGAAGTGAGAAACAGGCGCACGTTTTTAtggcaatttaataattattttatttcgttagtTATTCTCTTAATGATCGTTTACGACAAATAGCTTTATTTGTGCGTACGTCTGATTATTGCATTATGcgcttaatataaattaaaaaaaaaaagaaacagacaAAAAGATTGCATATAATGGTGAGGCCCGTTGAACGGAATTATGAATGAATGTGATCCCTTCGCATTACAGACCTAACAGTACTCGattataatatacgtaattaCGAGATAATGGACCAGCGGGTAATTATGAGGTAATGAGAGATAGCTGCAGCAATAATTTCGCAATTAGAGTCGTGcgtgtgcaaaaaaaaaaaaaattagtaagcTGGTTCATCGATTCAGTTCGAAGAGTCCAAGTGCGCGGATTGCAGCGCAATATTTCTGTCAAGACCGTGACACGTATATTGACCTTCTTCGCGGCTCGTGAGGTTAATTCAATTTCCCAATTTCTGCAATTAGAATTTAAACACGTGCCTTACCGAGTATAACACCGTATTCCACCAAATACGGTCTGGAATTTAGAGtacatttgcatttaaattgGAGATTATATCacaagcaaatttttttttttttttatttttatatcgtttttaataaaacattttttttttttagtatcttaaaaaaaatttttagtacGGGTTTTTTGATACTTAAGTATAGGTAATTAATAGATACCAATATAAAATGCCACTCGTGCGTAAATGACATACGTTTTGAagcgataaatataaagtCTGCACGTGTATGCGGAACGAGTTGCGAGAGGCAATTTTGTATACCTACCGTACATATGTCGAGAGATACATTTCGTGTCGCGAATAAGACGATACCTTTTTACGGTTCCATGAATCATCTGTATTTTTGGGAAATTGGCTTCCGGAGGTGTTCGAGATCCTACGATTAACGTCATCCTTGTCGATGTTTTATTTCGTGACACCCATTCGCGTACATGAAGACACGAATATAGTCGTTAGGCGCGGTGTATATCTTTTGATAATCCAATAATCACGGAATGAAGGGTCTTGCGTCAGCCCCCTCGGGATTGTAAGTAATTTAGATCGGCACGAACTGATTGTGCGACCGTGCCGAAAGTCCGCAGGGAGTTACCCGGGTGAATCTCGATTCGTAAAAACtgattttctttccctccctccctccccccgcggTTTCGAATCATCGCGACGCGAGAAAAGTCGGCATCGATATCGCATTGTGGTGCGGCAGGCTGGCAAAACCGAATGCAGAACTACCGGCTTCCGCTTATTGATTTCGATGTGGAACGCGCCTTGTGCGGCGACGAATGTGGGCCACGAAGGGTGGTGGCGCATCGCGCACGTTTATGCACTGGCGCATCGTGTATGCACGTGCCACCTTTCTGCAAGGCGTTAGGGTGCGCACCGCGCCGTTATTTTCCTACTGTATTTCTCCATTATTTACGTTAAGTAGTTTACCGTGTCTGACGATCAAATGGATTCCGGTTAGACAACTTTCCTGCAATTAGATACCCCACTTGTCACAAGTGAAGTGCTGTTATACGAGAAATAGAGCGACGTTGCGGATACTTGAATCCTCTTAACAAACACGCTTCCTTTATTTCGGTATCATGTAGCATAACTGCGCTCTCTGTCGCCGTTattacttcttcttttttttttttttttttccgttgtCTATAATTACTTTTGGCGGTTATTACATTTCTACTCGGCGCATTAAAGtgttatgaataattaatgccttttaaataaaaacgtctCTCTTGTTTAGGCGAAGCTGAGATTAAAACTgtattttcgtttttaattacttgGCGCCCTATCTCCGGTACCGTTTTATTCTCGAGATACTTTTATCTCGAGTTCGAGTTTGTGCTTTTTGATCGCGATgcgttttttatttgtattactCTACAAGAATAATTTTTCGGTCTCTTAGCCTTCACCTTGCgcattgtaaaatttattcgaaattGAAGAGCTTATTATAGCGAAATAGTTGAAATCGATAACATATTCTTATtgaaacgcgcgcgtgtatcgATGCAGTCGTCTGACGAACGTCGAAAGATATCggggaataattttaaatatttatttcttcgcgaTAACTGTTAACGATTAGAAGTAACTTCGGCTACCTTTTCGGATACTTAAATGGGCCATATCACGCGGGCACTGATCCACGTACCGCATTGCGCCTGGAAATGTGCCAATCTATGGTCGTTGTGCTTTACGTAAGGCAAACGTTTTCGGTCTCCTAGGAATCAGGGAAGCCGGTATAGAATTCTGTGCTCCTTCAAAGTTaactctcttttttcttttttttttttttttctacgtgcAAACCTCCGTTATATCGGGAATGTATAACATGTCTTCTTGAAATAACACATTAATGGTTTGGttgaaaaagataaatgttTGGTTGAGCGATAGCTTGAACATACGTATAACCCAACGCGATGTTATCCGAAGAGTAAAAAATtccgaaattaaataattacacaaTATTAAGTATTAATCGGCGCGCTTGTTCGAAATTTTtgttcgcgatattaaaaacgGGACCAAATTCGATTACGCTTGGCTGGGAGTCTCTGGGCGCATTGTGCTCTTGAAACTTAGGATACTAATGAAGCACGTTATGATTACATTGGAAAGAACACGTTAGTTTTCGAGCTCCATAAATTCCATTTGTATTATCCGAAACAATGTAGCGCATAAAATGTTTAAGGCAGTAAAACCGGCGGGATATAAAACTTAGGCGCGAGATAACTCACCTCGAGCGAATTCCCGTGCTGTAGGGTGTTGGTTCCATCCTGACCTGACAGTACCAGGATGATAAGCGCCAGGACACTGGCGGCAAAAATAGCACGGCGAATTCCTGCGAAGACGCGACGACGCGGGGTCATCTTCTCCCGGAGAACGTGCTTCCGTCTGTACTCATATCGGACTGAAATGTAGAATACGTTCCAAGCGTTTACCACGTGTCCCATAAGTAACGAATCGCTGTAATTAATTGCCGGAGCCGCGCGAATCTCTCGCTGTTGCGTTAATTGCATTGTACGTCGATCGCTCGCGACACCGATACTTCGAATCTCGTTAACGAGAACGCTCGAGATTGGGTGATAAACGAGCTGTTCCGTGAATGCGGCCGTGAATGCGGCCGTGAACGCGTTAGGATATTGCAGTTCAGGTATTATGCTTCGATCAGAAATTATTTAGCGTTCAACGTCCCGTAATTTGTAGCCTTCGTGCCCGATAATGGATTGTCCCCTCTTTTTAACAGGGCAACCGTTTTAAGCCCGGTagggtaaataatttttatttcgcgacgagGTAAAGGCGATGAAGCTTTATGGTcccgtgtattttttttttttttcgtaaacgCCGTGTACACGCCGTTCCGTTTTGACAAGAAACTGCGATGATGACAAATATACTATCATATCCTAACTCCGACACGATCGATTCAACAGCTCAATCAATTACAATCTTCTTTCACAATTTAACCAATTTTTCGTCACACTGACGTGTCTCGACGCTCACGTAAAAACTAAAGCAAACTTACCACGAGTGGACACTTACTTTGCGCAATTTCAGTCAGGAACCTATTTTATGTTTGCctttgataaaaaagaaatatataattaaaaaaaaaaaatactttttttaacgttacggTATTCCGAATAATTCACATGCAGATAGAGACGTCGTGCCGAGATACGCGTAGAACCGCGAAAGCACTCAAGCCGATTCAgacgatataataattagatcATTGACGAGAATTGTAGGAGGCATAAGTGCCGCCGTGTTCATTCGCGGAATGCTGCGGACGGCGTGAGAAGGAGGTGCGCCAGCCCGATAGAATGGGTAATCAGTTTCGCATTTCCCGGCACCGGCATGCTCTCGTCCGTGTATCGGGATCGCGAGTATTCGCGCGCCAAGCAGCCGTGGAGTCGCGGAAATGTGACCGCATCCACGCGATAAGCATTCGCGCGCTGCAGAAATTCTCACGGTCAGTATGTCAGTGGGAACGTAAGACGAGCGTTGACGATCTCGTATAGGTTCGACTTTCTCGCAGCTGGCATAATCGTACGTTTGTCTGGGTAGATTCGTCGAAATTCGTCGTTGCATTCCGTCCACCGTCGCTGCGAGGTATATCTATTGTATTGTGATACGTTAGAACGATCAGATTAGAAGGAAAATCGAGATGTTATATTTTACGCGCGATATAAGAATGTATCAAGGCTGACTATCTGATTATAAGCaatgaggaagaaaaaagaaaaaaaaaaaaaaagacctgaagtaataaaggaaaagaaaaaaaaaaattgacactTATCGTCATAAACCACtttgcaattaaatgtaattatcgctggcattttataaaacaaagtCTTTCGTTAGATGGGAGATGTGTAATTATCGAATAAAGCGAAGTGTAGGCCACATAAATCTCGCTTTTCGCGAAACAAGTTTCGCGCTGATGCATTGCTTGCGTTGCGCTTGACGGGTAAAAAGAgccggaaagaaaaattgcacaGTTGCGAAAAGGATTTAGTAGGGCGTATTTTTTCGGGAAAGTATCTCGGAAAAAGTACCGTACGATCGAATTCCATTaggttttataaaataagcgGGTTCAGCAACAGATTGTAGTATCGGTATTTGTCAACTCTACTAACTTTATTTATACTGGTTAGAGAATTATTGCTATAGTCATAATTCTATAATGCAGAAGTTGCAGATGATGTTTCTTTATCGGACAAATATTCGAAAGAATTGTTTTTTCGAtaaacgatagaaaaaaaaaaaagaaaaaaaaaggataaattttttatttttgatagaCAACGGAATCACATGTAAGTTATAAAGAGCACCAATTACTGA
It encodes the following:
- the LOC139107429 gene encoding carbohydrate sulfotransferase 11 isoform X1; the protein is MQLTQQREIRAAPAINYSDSLLMGHVVNAWNVFYISVRYEYRRKHVLREKMTPRRRVFAGIRRAIFAASVLALIILVLSGQDGTNTLQHGNSLEDANLTPEEKMLEQITTAQTEQRLVARRKFLAEKCAEEGLDRPGNDSLHRPNAWEFLVNREYHLIWCNVFKAASTSWMYNFNLLAGYSPQFLKASKAVPVSLARQRYPRHSAEELAKYLNDSISFLIVRHPFERLLSAYRDKLEHSLPHTFHSNLGAHIVWHYRARDSKTNTRQGPRYPLFEEFVRWLLCQWRAGNDLDMHWTPVVNFCTPCQVRFDVIAKFETLHDDQDYLIKQASVGHIIKPEWKNPTKGVQTKDVIKNYFTQLSKTQIEELYEMFRYDFVLFDYSPEEYLAFGKDEITTLTCKK
- the LOC139107429 gene encoding carbohydrate sulfotransferase 11 isoform X2, giving the protein MPGEVRYEYRRKHVLREKMTPRRRVFAGIRRAIFAASVLALIILVLSGQDGTNTLQHGNSLEDANLTPEEKMLEQITTAQTEQRLVARRKFLAEKCAEEGLDRPGNDSLHRPNAWEFLVNREYHLIWCNVFKAASTSWMYNFNLLAGYSPQFLKASKAVPVSLARQRYPRHSAEELAKYLNDSISFLIVRHPFERLLSAYRDKLEHSLPHTFHSNLGAHIVWHYRARDSKTNTRQGPRYPLFEEFVRWLLCQWRAGNDLDMHWTPVVNFCTPCQVRFDVIAKFETLHDDQDYLIKQASVGHIIKPEWKNPTKGVQTKDVIKNYFTQLSKTQIEELYEMFRYDFVLFDYSPEEYLAFGKDEITTLTCKK